A window of the Streptomyces sp. NBC_00250 genome harbors these coding sequences:
- a CDS encoding polymorphic toxin-type HINT domain-containing protein, which translates to MKVYAVKEPGAKKERAQVSQEKAANRALSTQAERERGHSRWPKAQTRIAPLHKAPTSHSSYLVTVRGGQGTEHTQLVEQPASGTATVKVLDQATAREAGITGVLFTVAAQKPGAAEVAIDYSSFGSAIGGAWATRLGVLSLPACALTTPAKAECREATAIMSDNDTTAQTVTAPLDHVGNAPRVFALAATTTGGSDKGSGDYKATPLSSSSSWEAGGSSGSFTWSYPLTLPPAAAGPVPSLGLSYDSGSIDGRTANTNNQGSLVGEGFDLTSSYIERKYGSCDDDGQDGKNDQCWKYDNASLVLNGKATELVKDDTTGQWRLKNDDASQVIHATGADNDDDGDSSTNGDGAGEYWKVITGGGTTYTFGLNKLEGAGSERTNSVWTVPVFGDDSGEPGYSASTTFSGRAKKQAWRWNLDLVEDIHSNASTYWYKADTNYYAKNGDKTDLAPYTRSGALEEIRYGQRSDTLFTGTPSGKVTFGYGERCKDLGGGCDSLTEDTAKNWPDVPFDSICTASETECKATGPAFFTRKLLKTVDTYIWSTAAEPDAFKPVDSYTLTHDVFDGQDIGNSSDQVWTLTGLKRTGKNGTAISLPTIGFTYHQRPNRVDGGADDAVPLTRPRVSTITSETGAITTVAYSSPECVRGSKMPAAEDNNNLSCYPVYWPVKGGDPELDWFHKYRVIAVNTADPAGLNPAVQNAYTYEDPAWHYNDDPFTKEKHRTWSSWRGYQKVTSYTGAVGATRSKTVSVYMQGMDGDRLKTKDASGNPLTRTATVTGIDIDNVSGSTGDEVLIEDLVDREQYAGQLRQKITYDSALAVSNTVNNLWYKQTASQQKSYASITAGYVRTARTYANTYLTATKKWRTTVNTHTYDAYGMVTNTEHHGDWAIAGDENCTRTWYARNDAKGLTNLVSRTRLVGKACKVTDDQLKMPTGVTHKFTTTEAPDQRGDVLSDTATVYDDTTATSWTADQTPTLGLANWTGRAKGYPAAVAGSTADRNPTWQTLAKVTYDIATAKLGRPLTVADANGKTTTTTYYPANSGPVTTVGVTKPTLANNQAHKTYTYYDPARGSVTQTLDANLKRTETTYDALGRVTSTWAPDRSRSAGDIATATFGYGINQTNVPSWTSVATLKADGQSYDTSYSLFDSLLRPLQTQTAAPNGGRILTDTRYDERGLAYETYADVFDSTKAPSSSWERAEYGGAPRQYNFVFDGLGRQVKSELLVKGKPKFNPVVTTYTGDSVATTAQLGGTATRTITDVLGRTTETRTYAGPQPNDTAYGASTGTAYTSVKYSYYDDGKQKQVTGPDNAQWTYTYDLHGRQDAAGDPDKGTAVTTYNDLDQIATTKDAANRVLAYGYDELGRKTGMWQTSKSDVNLLAEWTYDSLLKGLPDAAIRYTGGKNQTGSKAYTKTVTEYDSLSRPTTTTLSLPSGDPLVTSGAVTATSTAKVHYRLDGTVGSTTEPAGGGLPSEIISTDYNSYGLPVGVTGNSGYLLGVSYTDLGQVQQLTLGTSAANGIKKIFLTSLYEEGTGRLTSADVVDQTRGRVRDAAYTYDPVGNVTSIFDHQSTGNGADFQCFTYDGQRRMTEAWTPKTADCTATGRTVANLGGAAPYWTTYTYNAAGQRATEKQNTATPTTRTYCYDTTRTHALKATTTDGNCSDETTRYTYDAAGNTTSRVEKAGSTTTQSLAWTAEGKLTKLTEGSATTDYLYDADGELLIRRANGTTGETVLYLGATEVHLKGTKKWANRYYAAAGTTIALRTNETGTEKLHYLANDHHGTGSVTISGDDTQALTKRYTTPFGAPRGTSVVWPDDKSFLGKPTDTTTGLTHIGAREYDPTLGQFISVDPLLVFDAPGSMNGYSYAGNNPATTSDPTGTCAELDCPTRPGVGYENTTPGKKPGPPKKDGTSTASSANPGTPAAGTPRSSGGSGATGADAGNGTDAQTYDTSWSTPLDQAVYGTLSNLAHATSLFGAVGGDDDCWGSGGPGMPGCDYGGNYDQWMLEQGVDTSSDWYQVPGFIGEMIGHGRAGGGRINFRRGLPVSGQCFLAGTLVLMADGSTKEIQEVEVGDEVLATDPETGESGARPVTQLIRTEATKHLNTLSVATPDGTETLTATAEHPFWSASQHSWIAAKDLKPGMTLITDKGETIAVTGNAPSIKHVKTYNFTVDDLHTYYVLAGNTPVLVHNTCLNWTAVVARNGETRVEHLTKHEVPRPGKEQHGVFWDENTKTGDSYALTNEAWGLVQSQHIRSTPGNNGASVYRVPMGRVVGYEGGKAAQGVGESMKFIEIITRNGNELITAYPAG; encoded by the coding sequence GTGAAGGTGTATGCGGTCAAGGAACCAGGTGCGAAGAAGGAACGCGCTCAGGTCAGCCAGGAGAAGGCAGCCAACCGCGCGCTGTCTACTCAAGCCGAACGGGAGCGCGGCCACAGTAGATGGCCGAAGGCCCAGACCCGCATTGCGCCACTGCACAAGGCACCTACGTCCCACAGCAGCTACCTGGTGACCGTCCGCGGAGGCCAGGGCACCGAGCACACGCAGCTGGTCGAGCAGCCCGCGTCCGGCACGGCGACGGTGAAGGTCCTCGACCAGGCCACCGCCCGGGAAGCCGGTATCACTGGTGTGCTGTTCACCGTGGCGGCCCAGAAGCCCGGTGCGGCGGAAGTCGCGATCGACTACAGCTCTTTCGGCTCGGCTATCGGCGGTGCCTGGGCCACCCGTCTGGGTGTGCTGTCGCTGCCGGCCTGCGCGTTGACCACTCCGGCGAAAGCGGAGTGCCGTGAGGCCACGGCCATCATGTCGGACAACGACACCACGGCCCAGACCGTCACCGCCCCCCTGGACCACGTCGGGAACGCCCCGAGAGTCTTCGCTCTCGCGGCGACTACCACCGGAGGCTCGGACAAGGGATCGGGCGACTACAAGGCGACCCCGCTGTCCAGCTCCTCCTCTTGGGAAGCCGGGGGTTCCTCCGGCTCGTTCACCTGGTCCTACCCTCTCACCCTGCCACCTGCGGCTGCCGGGCCCGTGCCGTCCCTCGGTCTGTCCTACGATTCCGGCAGCATCGACGGCCGCACCGCGAACACCAACAACCAGGGTTCCCTGGTCGGTGAGGGCTTCGACCTGACCTCTTCGTACATCGAGCGCAAGTACGGCTCGTGCGACGACGACGGCCAGGACGGCAAGAACGACCAGTGCTGGAAGTACGACAACGCCTCGCTCGTCCTCAACGGCAAGGCCACCGAACTCGTCAAGGATGACACCACCGGTCAGTGGCGCCTGAAGAACGACGACGCCTCCCAGGTCATCCACGCCACCGGCGCCGACAACGATGACGACGGCGACTCCAGCACGAACGGTGATGGCGCTGGCGAGTACTGGAAGGTCATCACTGGTGGCGGCACCACCTACACGTTCGGCCTGAACAAGCTCGAAGGTGCCGGCAGCGAGCGCACCAACTCGGTCTGGACCGTCCCCGTCTTCGGCGACGACTCCGGCGAACCCGGATACTCCGCCAGCACTACGTTCTCCGGCCGGGCCAAGAAGCAGGCGTGGCGCTGGAACCTGGACCTCGTCGAGGACATCCACTCCAACGCCTCCACCTACTGGTACAAGGCCGACACCAACTACTACGCCAAGAACGGCGACAAGACCGACCTCGCTCCCTACACCCGTAGCGGCGCCCTCGAAGAGATCCGCTACGGCCAGCGCTCCGACACCCTGTTCACCGGCACCCCCTCCGGCAAGGTGACCTTCGGCTACGGCGAACGCTGCAAGGACCTCGGCGGCGGCTGCGACTCCCTGACAGAGGACACGGCAAAGAACTGGCCCGACGTCCCCTTCGACTCGATCTGCACCGCGAGCGAGACCGAATGCAAGGCCACCGGCCCGGCATTCTTCACCCGCAAGCTGCTCAAGACCGTCGACACGTACATCTGGTCCACTGCCGCTGAGCCTGACGCCTTCAAGCCCGTCGACTCCTACACGCTGACCCACGACGTCTTCGACGGGCAGGACATCGGCAACAGCTCCGACCAGGTCTGGACTCTGACCGGCCTGAAGCGCACGGGCAAGAACGGCACTGCGATCAGCCTGCCGACCATCGGCTTCACCTACCACCAGCGCCCCAACCGCGTCGACGGCGGCGCAGATGATGCCGTTCCGCTGACCCGACCGCGTGTCTCGACGATCACGTCCGAGACCGGCGCAATCACCACCGTCGCCTACTCCTCACCGGAGTGCGTCCGCGGCTCGAAGATGCCTGCTGCCGAGGACAACAACAACCTCTCCTGCTACCCGGTGTACTGGCCCGTCAAAGGCGGTGATCCCGAGCTGGACTGGTTCCACAAGTACCGGGTCATCGCCGTCAACACCGCAGACCCGGCCGGACTCAACCCCGCGGTGCAGAACGCCTACACCTACGAGGACCCCGCCTGGCACTACAACGACGACCCCTTCACCAAGGAGAAGCACCGCACCTGGTCATCGTGGCGCGGCTACCAGAAGGTGACCTCGTACACCGGAGCCGTCGGAGCCACCCGCTCCAAGACCGTCAGCGTCTACATGCAGGGCATGGACGGCGACCGCCTCAAGACCAAGGACGCCAGCGGCAACCCGCTGACCCGCACCGCCACCGTCACCGGAATCGACATCGACAACGTCTCCGGCAGCACCGGCGACGAGGTGCTCATCGAGGACCTCGTCGACCGTGAACAGTACGCGGGCCAGCTCCGCCAGAAGATCACCTACGACAGCGCACTCGCCGTCAGCAACACGGTCAACAACCTCTGGTACAAGCAGACCGCCAGCCAGCAGAAGTCCTACGCCAGCATCACAGCGGGCTACGTCCGCACAGCTCGGACATACGCCAACACCTACCTGACCGCCACCAAGAAGTGGCGCACAACCGTCAACACCCACACCTACGACGCCTACGGCATGGTCACGAACACTGAACACCACGGTGACTGGGCGATCGCAGGCGACGAGAACTGCACCCGCACCTGGTACGCACGCAACGACGCCAAGGGTCTGACCAACCTGGTCTCCCGCACCCGCTTGGTCGGCAAGGCGTGCAAGGTCACCGACGACCAGCTGAAGATGCCCACGGGCGTCACCCACAAGTTCACCACCACCGAGGCACCCGACCAGCGCGGCGACGTCCTGTCCGACACCGCCACCGTCTACGACGACACCACCGCCACCAGCTGGACTGCCGACCAGACCCCGACCCTGGGCCTGGCGAACTGGACAGGCCGCGCCAAGGGTTACCCGGCCGCCGTCGCCGGCAGCACCGCCGACCGCAACCCCACCTGGCAGACCCTGGCAAAGGTCACCTACGACATCGCGACCGCCAAACTCGGCCGACCCCTGACAGTGGCCGACGCCAACGGCAAGACCACCACCACGACTTACTACCCGGCCAACAGCGGACCGGTGACCACCGTCGGCGTCACCAAGCCGACCCTCGCCAACAACCAGGCACACAAGACCTACACCTACTACGACCCTGCCCGAGGCTCGGTCACCCAGACGCTGGACGCCAACCTCAAGCGCACCGAGACCACCTACGACGCGCTCGGCCGCGTCACCTCCACCTGGGCCCCCGACCGCTCCAGGTCCGCGGGTGACATCGCCACCGCGACCTTCGGCTATGGCATCAACCAGACCAACGTGCCCTCTTGGACCTCGGTCGCCACCCTCAAGGCCGACGGCCAGAGCTACGACACCAGCTACAGCCTGTTCGACTCCCTCCTGCGCCCGCTCCAGACACAGACAGCGGCCCCCAACGGTGGCCGTATCCTCACCGACACCCGCTACGACGAGCGCGGCCTGGCCTACGAGACCTACGCCGACGTCTTCGACTCCACCAAGGCCCCCAGCAGCAGCTGGGAACGTGCCGAGTACGGTGGCGCACCCCGGCAGTACAACTTCGTGTTCGACGGCCTGGGCCGGCAGGTGAAGTCTGAGCTTCTCGTCAAGGGCAAGCCGAAGTTCAACCCGGTTGTCACCACCTACACCGGTGACTCGGTGGCTACCACCGCCCAGCTGGGTGGCACCGCCACCCGCACCATCACCGACGTCCTGGGCCGCACCACCGAAACCCGCACCTACGCGGGCCCCCAGCCCAACGACACCGCCTACGGCGCGAGCACCGGAACTGCCTACACGTCCGTCAAGTACTCCTACTACGACGACGGCAAGCAGAAGCAGGTCACTGGCCCCGACAACGCCCAGTGGACCTATACCTACGACCTTCACGGTCGTCAGGACGCCGCCGGTGACCCTGACAAGGGCACTGCGGTCACGACCTACAACGATCTCGACCAGATAGCCACGACCAAGGACGCGGCCAACCGCGTCCTTGCCTACGGATACGACGAGCTCGGCCGCAAGACCGGCATGTGGCAGACCAGCAAGAGCGACGTCAACCTCCTCGCGGAGTGGACCTACGACTCTCTCCTCAAGGGCCTGCCCGACGCCGCCATCCGCTACACCGGCGGCAAGAACCAGACCGGCAGCAAGGCGTACACCAAGACGGTCACCGAGTACGACTCTCTGAGCCGGCCGACGACCACGACCCTGTCCCTCCCGTCGGGCGACCCCCTGGTCACCTCCGGCGCCGTCACCGCCACCAGCACCGCAAAGGTCCACTACCGCCTCGACGGCACGGTCGGAAGCACCACTGAACCCGCAGGCGGCGGCCTCCCCAGCGAGATCATCAGCACCGATTACAACAGCTACGGTCTGCCCGTCGGCGTCACCGGCAACTCCGGCTACCTCCTGGGTGTCTCCTACACCGACCTCGGTCAGGTCCAGCAGCTCACCCTCGGCACCTCCGCCGCCAACGGCATCAAGAAGATCTTCCTCACCAGTCTCTACGAGGAAGGCACCGGTCGGCTCACCAGCGCCGACGTCGTCGACCAGACTCGAGGACGCGTCCGCGACGCCGCCTATACCTACGACCCCGTCGGTAACGTCACCTCGATCTTCGACCACCAGAGCACCGGCAACGGCGCCGACTTCCAGTGCTTTACCTACGACGGCCAGCGCCGCATGACCGAAGCCTGGACACCCAAGACAGCCGACTGCACCGCCACCGGCCGCACCGTCGCCAACCTCGGCGGAGCCGCCCCCTACTGGACCACCTACACCTACAACGCAGCTGGCCAGCGGGCCACGGAGAAGCAGAACACCGCAACCCCCACCACCCGCACCTACTGCTACGACACCACCCGCACCCACGCCCTGAAGGCCACTACCACCGACGGCAACTGCAGCGACGAAACCACCCGCTACACCTACGACGCTGCCGGCAACACCACAAGCCGCGTCGAAAAGGCAGGCAGCACCACCACGCAGTCCCTGGCCTGGACCGCCGAAGGCAAGCTCACCAAGCTCACCGAAGGATCGGCCACCACCGACTACCTCTACGACGCCGACGGCGAACTCCTCATCCGACGCGCCAACGGCACCACCGGTGAGACAGTCCTTTACCTCGGCGCTACCGAAGTCCACCTCAAGGGCACCAAGAAGTGGGCCAACCGCTACTACGCCGCAGCTGGCACCACCATCGCCCTACGCACCAACGAAACCGGCACCGAAAAACTCCACTACCTCGCCAACGACCACCACGGCACCGGCAGCGTCACCATCTCCGGAGACGACACCCAAGCCCTCACCAAGCGCTACACCACACCTTTCGGCGCTCCCAGAGGAACCAGCGTCGTCTGGCCCGACGACAAATCCTTCCTCGGCAAGCCCACCGACACCACAACAGGCCTCACCCACATCGGGGCCCGAGAATACGACCCCACTCTCGGCCAGTTCATCAGCGTCGACCCCCTTCTCGTGTTCGACGCCCCCGGATCGATGAACGGCTACAGCTACGCCGGCAACAACCCCGCGACCACGTCGGACCCCACGGGAACGTGCGCCGAACTCGACTGCCCGACTCGGCCCGGGGTCGGATACGAGAACACCACACCCGGAAAGAAGCCCGGCCCCCCGAAAAAGGATGGCACCAGCACTGCAAGCAGTGCTAATCCCGGAACTCCAGCCGCTGGAACACCTCGCTCTAGCGGAGGCAGTGGTGCCACAGGTGCAGACGCTGGCAACGGTACTGACGCGCAAACGTATGACACATCCTGGTCCACGCCCCTCGACCAGGCCGTTTACGGAACGCTCAGTAACCTCGCACATGCGACGTCTCTCTTCGGAGCTGTAGGCGGCGATGACGACTGTTGGGGTTCCGGCGGACCCGGCATGCCAGGCTGCGACTACGGCGGAAATTACGACCAGTGGATGCTCGAGCAAGGCGTAGACACCTCCTCCGACTGGTACCAAGTTCCTGGGTTCATAGGCGAAATGATTGGCCACGGCAGAGCTGGCGGCGGACGCATCAATTTCCGCAGAGGCCTCCCAGTGAGCGGTCAATGCTTCCTCGCTGGAACGCTTGTCCTCATGGCCGACGGCAGCACAAAGGAAATTCAGGAAGTTGAGGTCGGAGATGAAGTCCTAGCAACCGACCCCGAAACGGGTGAATCCGGCGCCAGGCCAGTCACTCAACTAATCCGCACCGAGGCGACAAAGCACCTCAACACGCTCTCCGTCGCCACCCCAGATGGAACGGAGACCCTCACAGCAACGGCTGAACACCCCTTCTGGTCAGCTTCGCAGCACTCTTGGATTGCCGCCAAGGACCTAAAGCCGGGCATGACCCTGATCACCGACAAGGGTGAGACCATTGCCGTCACGGGGAACGCTCCCTCCATTAAGCACGTAAAGACGTACAACTTCACCGTTGACGATCTGCACACGTACTATGTACTTGCAGGTAATACTCCGGTTCTGGTTCACAACACTTGCCTGAACTGGACAGCAGTCGTTGCGCGGAATGGTGAGACCCGAGTGGAGCATCTCACCAAGCATGAAGTTCCTCGCCCGGGCAAGGAGCAGCATGGCGTATTTTGGGATGAGAATACCAAAACGGGCGACTCGTACGCGCTTACGAATGAAGCGTGGGGCCTGGTTCAGTCGCAACATATACGGTCGACGCCTGGTAATAATGGTGCGTCCGTATATAGAGTACCCATGGGGCGAGTGGTGGGATATGAGGGTGGAAAGGCAGCCCAAGGTGTCGGAGAATCGATGAAATTCATCGAAATAATCACGAGGAATGGTAATGAGCTCATCACGGCATACCCCGCAGGGTGA
- a CDS encoding HNH endonuclease yields the protein MWSPSRSPGRSCRSSGAHGAASEPQRNTEGAPLHDRAGALLAPRPRVVGRDLEGLKVPRRSFLPEQPKKRRRRSFMIWESMCVLSAHGGTCVYCSREAESMDHLIPFADGGLDDLNNLVPACQRCNNKKRKRDPVVWHLMTSMAGEWRGDGTIRSGAGARGLSLRDLYLERHEEALGWLEHLEEVTAEVCDYDRQMWFLNRFFHLGYDRGQSSFWSATVALSVFHDTITKAHEQGFPKAEH from the coding sequence ATGTGGTCTCCCAGTCGTTCTCCGGGCCGGAGCTGCCGTAGTAGCGGGGCTCACGGTGCGGCGAGTGAGCCCCAACGCAATACCGAAGGAGCGCCCCTGCATGATCGTGCAGGGGCGCTCCTCGCCCCTCGTCCGAGAGTGGTCGGACGGGACTTGGAAGGACTGAAAGTGCCGCGACGCAGCTTCCTGCCGGAGCAGCCCAAGAAAAGACGCCGCCGCTCATTCATGATCTGGGAGTCCATGTGCGTTCTGAGCGCGCATGGTGGCACGTGCGTCTACTGTTCGCGCGAGGCGGAGAGTATGGACCACCTCATACCGTTCGCGGATGGCGGGTTGGACGACCTGAACAACCTCGTGCCGGCCTGCCAGCGCTGCAACAACAAGAAGCGGAAGCGCGACCCCGTGGTCTGGCACCTCATGACATCCATGGCGGGTGAGTGGCGGGGTGACGGGACGATCCGGAGCGGAGCCGGGGCCCGCGGTCTCAGCCTGCGGGACCTGTATCTCGAACGCCACGAGGAAGCCCTTGGGTGGCTGGAGCACCTGGAAGAGGTCACCGCGGAAGTGTGTGACTACGACAGGCAGATGTGGTTCCTGAACCGCTTCTTCCACCTGGGCTACGACCGCGGGCAGTCGAGCTTCTGGAGCGCTACCGTCGCCCTGAGCGTCTTCCACGACACCATCACCAAGGCGCACGAACAGGGATTCCCCAAGGCCGAGCACTAA
- a CDS encoding SDR family NAD(P)-dependent oxidoreductase, with protein MPPPQIELPLAARPLQGRVALVTGAATGIGAATAKALAAAGATVAASHFAHIGEARTVLEEVRRLGTDGIEVSADLTDPEAAMMTSQVTNEIGPVYTLVNNAGAYPRMTWEQTDKDAWVRVRRPASSGLTDGCRPAVRSIS; from the coding sequence GTGCCCCCCCCCCAGATCGAGCTCCCTCTCGCGGCCAGGCCACTTCAAGGACGCGTCGCGCTCGTCACCGGCGCGGCGACCGGGATCGGTGCCGCCACCGCCAAAGCACTCGCCGCAGCCGGTGCCACCGTTGCCGCCAGTCACTTCGCCCATATCGGCGAGGCCCGCACCGTCCTGGAAGAAGTCCGCCGCCTGGGCACGGACGGCATCGAGGTCAGCGCCGACCTCACCGACCCGGAAGCGGCCATGATGACCAGTCAGGTCACCAACGAGATCGGTCCGGTGTACACCCTCGTCAACAACGCCGGCGCCTACCCGCGCATGACCTGGGAACAGACCGACAAGGACGCCTGGGTCCGTGTGCGTCGCCCTGCGTCGTCGGGTTTGACCGATGGCTGCCGGCCGGCTGTCCGGTCGATCAGCTGA
- a CDS encoding serine/threonine protein kinase, translated as MDTLSPEDPSRIGPYWLIGRLGAGGMGRVYLARSEGGRTVAIKVVHDGFAHSPEFRRRFTQEVESARKVGGTWTAPVLDADTAGPTPWVATGYVLGLDLHAVVSREYGPLPVASVLALANGLARALRDIHGAGLVHRDLKPSNILLTADGPRVIDFGIARALETPVDGFLTRTGAVIGSPGFMSPEQVRGERRLTPASDVFCLGAVLHYASTGRTPFGTLDSGAHALMFRIAEEEADLTGLPSPLIELVRDCLHKDPQHRPTTDEIAAQSELYSPDARPPWLPAELLTRLGSQADRLLNQDVPGVVTTSVTAPQGKAVPEADEDVEPDREPEAGPGPEPRDGRTPEEAARRPPIPKRWQRRLALITGLLVLAGAGAILTPLLDKEGKAGTGDKNPGQTASVTPSALNSSGFVGSWSGEVTDDAKKDGIRFVSFTIHKGDPSTGHSADFILQYPERVCLGLVRDMGVKDRRAVVMHRNLDSTDGDQGPSCSPDTQTLTLRDDVLEWRAGNSTALLRRDASADLDGGAQRAYVGSWSTSDTTPSLRLEIVNLKTGAEIVFSAGKMPRDCYVSAIVTVVTRDRLFGAVSVPTQPDMGICHGHSTFDIRPAGKDRLRILTQRGVPYIFTRTG; from the coding sequence GTGGACACGCTGTCGCCTGAGGACCCCTCACGCATTGGGCCGTACTGGTTAATCGGCCGTCTCGGAGCCGGTGGCATGGGGCGGGTGTACTTGGCCCGTTCCGAGGGCGGACGAACCGTGGCCATCAAAGTGGTGCACGACGGCTTCGCGCACAGTCCCGAGTTTCGGCGTCGATTCACCCAGGAGGTCGAGTCTGCGCGCAAGGTCGGCGGGACTTGGACCGCCCCTGTCCTCGACGCTGACACCGCGGGCCCGACGCCGTGGGTCGCTACCGGCTACGTCCTGGGGCTCGACCTGCACGCCGTGGTGTCGCGCGAGTACGGGCCACTGCCCGTGGCATCTGTCCTCGCTCTCGCCAACGGGCTTGCCCGGGCCCTCCGCGACATCCACGGGGCTGGCCTGGTCCACCGCGATTTGAAGCCGTCCAACATTCTGCTCACTGCCGATGGGCCACGTGTCATCGACTTCGGCATCGCGCGCGCCCTTGAGACACCCGTCGACGGCTTCCTTACCCGGACCGGTGCCGTGATCGGCTCGCCGGGCTTCATGTCGCCAGAGCAGGTCCGGGGCGAGCGGCGCCTCACCCCAGCCTCGGACGTCTTCTGCCTGGGCGCGGTTCTCCACTACGCCTCCACCGGCCGGACTCCGTTCGGCACCCTGGACAGCGGGGCCCATGCGCTGATGTTCCGCATCGCCGAGGAGGAGGCAGACCTCACCGGTCTTCCCTCCCCGTTGATCGAACTGGTCCGGGACTGTCTGCACAAGGACCCTCAGCACAGGCCCACGACGGACGAGATCGCCGCTCAATCCGAGCTGTATTCCCCCGATGCCCGACCTCCCTGGCTTCCTGCCGAACTGCTCACCCGACTCGGTTCCCAGGCGGACCGTCTCCTGAACCAGGACGTCCCAGGAGTGGTGACCACGTCGGTGACGGCGCCGCAAGGGAAGGCCGTGCCCGAGGCGGACGAAGACGTGGAACCAGACAGGGAGCCAGAGGCTGGACCGGGACCGGAGCCAAGGGACGGGAGGACGCCCGAGGAGGCGGCCCGACGTCCCCCCATACCGAAGCGATGGCAGAGAAGGCTCGCGCTTATCACAGGACTGCTCGTCCTCGCCGGCGCAGGCGCGATACTCACTCCGCTGCTGGACAAGGAAGGCAAGGCAGGGACTGGCGACAAGAATCCGGGACAGACAGCCTCGGTCACGCCCTCCGCCCTCAACAGCTCCGGCTTCGTGGGTTCCTGGTCGGGCGAAGTCACCGACGATGCCAAGAAGGACGGGATCCGGTTCGTCAGCTTCACGATTCACAAGGGTGACCCGTCGACCGGTCACAGCGCGGACTTCATCCTGCAGTACCCCGAGCGGGTCTGCCTGGGACTCGTCCGCGACATGGGCGTCAAGGACCGTCGCGCGGTCGTGATGCACAGGAATCTTGACTCGACCGACGGGGACCAGGGCCCGTCCTGCTCCCCGGACACCCAGACACTCACGCTCAGGGACGACGTACTGGAGTGGCGCGCCGGAAACTCCACTGCCCTCCTGCGCAGGGACGCCTCAGCAGATCTGGACGGAGGGGCCCAGCGAGCGTACGTGGGTTCGTGGTCGACTTCGGACACCACCCCGTCGCTGCGTCTTGAGATCGTCAATCTCAAGACGGGAGCGGAGATTGTGTTCTCCGCGGGCAAAATGCCCAGAGACTGCTACGTGTCGGCCATCGTCACCGTGGTTACCCGGGACCGGCTCTTCGGCGCGGTCTCGGTGCCTACCCAACCGGACATGGGTATCTGTCACGGCCACAGCACCTTCGACATCCGTCCCGCGGGGAAGGACCGTCTGCGGATCCTTACCCAGCGGGGCGTGCCCTACATCTTCACCCGCACCGGGTAG
- a CDS encoding relaxase domain-containing protein has protein sequence MRYLFRGVMVGDGRRPAGKSLRAAQEEAGVPPGVWKGQGLAAVGLTAGDVVTERQAELLLGEGRHPDADGIERALMEEVSARLGWAWEPRDVTPGRRPVMEIAGIDRRLIGWQSTRRQQIEDALPVLTAKYEDRQGHPPGERAAYALACQATDQTRRPKHKELRSLPELRAAWRDSAARAYGADVVARLAERARAAAAAIWVRVRPIVDITWPPPGPSPWST, from the coding sequence GTGCGTTACCTGTTCCGCGGCGTGATGGTCGGCGACGGCCGGCGCCCTGCGGGCAAGTCGCTGCGCGCCGCTCAGGAGGAGGCCGGCGTCCCGCCCGGTGTGTGGAAGGGCCAGGGTCTGGCCGCGGTCGGCCTCACGGCTGGGGACGTGGTGACCGAGCGGCAGGCCGAACTCCTCCTCGGCGAGGGCCGGCACCCGGACGCCGACGGGATCGAGCGGGCCCTCATGGAGGAGGTCTCGGCCCGGCTCGGGTGGGCGTGGGAGCCGCGGGACGTGACGCCCGGCCGCCGCCCGGTCATGGAGATCGCAGGGATCGACCGACGGCTCATCGGCTGGCAGTCCACCCGCCGCCAGCAGATCGAGGACGCACTCCCCGTCCTCACGGCCAAGTACGAGGACCGTCAGGGGCACCCACCGGGGGAGCGGGCCGCCTACGCGCTTGCCTGCCAGGCCACCGACCAGACCCGCCGGCCCAAGCACAAGGAACTACGGTCGCTGCCCGAGCTGCGCGCCGCCTGGCGGGACTCGGCGGCCCGAGCGTACGGAGCCGACGTCGTGGCACGGCTGGCGGAGCGCGCCCGAGCAGCGGCCGCAGCGATATGGGTGCGGGTGCGCCCGATTGTCGACATCACCTGGCCGCCGCCGGGACCATCGCCGTGGTCTACGTGA